One genomic window of bacterium includes the following:
- a CDS encoding EAL domain-containing protein — protein MDFRPIRILLIEDNPGDARLINEYLRDVRGARFEVEHVDQLTNALERLAKAKFHVVMSDLTLPDSSGIATFLNVQAQAPDTPIILLTGLDDEELALNAVQEGAQDYLVKGQIDANIVGRSIRYAIERKRIEEQLLHHALHDVLTGLPNRAVLLDRIERGLKRTLRRSDYRFAIMFLDLDGFKSVNDKLGHVFGDQMLKTTAKRLESCLRPGDTVARYGGDEFAVLVDDVGDIGAVTTIAERVQKELAKPFNLNGREVHTSASVGIAMVSHEYERPEEMVRDADTAMYRAKGRGAGRYEVFHVRRRPDEMQILHMEKNLRHAIDRDEMHLDYQPIIDLRTGHVTSFEALVRWKHPQGYRVYPSVFIPVAERNQIIETIGEWVMRTALKKIREWRDLGHPDLCVSVNLSARQIHQRNLMEIVESALKDAGVPGSVLEFEITESTAAQNAELAAQVLGEMRALGIRVAIDDFGTGYSSLSHLRRFPVDTLKIDQSFVKNLPDDTEDRTIAKSIIALGHSLELRVLAEGVETKEQLEFLVKEHCDEIQGHYIAAAMPPQDVLAFLEGRGGNSAGAKRIALAEIS, from the coding sequence ATGGATTTTCGACCCATTCGCATTTTGCTGATCGAAGACAATCCGGGTGACGCGCGCCTGATCAACGAATACCTGCGCGACGTGCGCGGCGCGCGATTCGAGGTGGAGCACGTCGATCAGCTCACCAACGCGCTCGAACGCCTGGCCAAGGCCAAGTTCCACGTGGTGATGAGCGATCTCACGTTGCCGGACTCAAGCGGTATCGCCACGTTCCTGAATGTGCAGGCCCAGGCGCCGGACACGCCGATCATTCTTTTGACCGGCCTGGACGACGAAGAGCTCGCGTTGAACGCCGTGCAGGAGGGCGCGCAAGATTACCTCGTCAAGGGACAGATCGACGCCAACATCGTCGGCCGCTCCATTCGCTACGCCATCGAACGCAAGCGCATCGAGGAGCAGCTTCTCCACCACGCGCTGCACGACGTTCTGACGGGGCTGCCGAACCGGGCCGTCCTTCTCGATCGCATCGAGCGCGGGCTCAAGCGCACGCTGCGCCGTTCGGACTATCGCTTCGCGATCATGTTTCTGGACCTGGACGGCTTCAAGTCCGTCAATGACAAACTCGGCCACGTTTTCGGCGATCAGATGTTGAAGACCACCGCCAAGCGCCTGGAAAGCTGCCTGCGCCCGGGCGATACCGTCGCGCGGTACGGCGGCGACGAGTTTGCCGTGCTCGTGGACGACGTGGGCGATATCGGCGCAGTCACCACGATCGCCGAGCGCGTGCAAAAAGAGCTCGCCAAGCCGTTCAACCTCAACGGGCGCGAGGTCCACACCTCCGCGTCGGTCGGCATCGCGATGGTCAGCCACGAATACGAGCGGCCCGAGGAAATGGTCCGCGACGCCGATACCGCGATGTATCGCGCCAAGGGCCGCGGCGCGGGGCGATACGAGGTCTTCCACGTGCGGCGCCGTCCCGACGAGATGCAGATCCTCCACATGGAGAAGAACCTGCGCCACGCGATCGACCGCGACGAAATGCACCTGGACTACCAGCCGATTATCGACCTGCGGACCGGCCACGTCACCTCGTTCGAGGCGCTGGTGCGCTGGAAGCATCCGCAGGGTTATCGCGTGTACCCGTCCGTATTCATTCCCGTCGCCGAGCGCAACCAGATCATCGAAACGATCGGCGAATGGGTCATGCGCACGGCGCTCAAGAAAATCCGCGAATGGCGCGATCTCGGGCATCCGGACCTGTGCGTCTCGGTCAACCTTTCCGCCAGGCAGATTCATCAGCGAAACCTCATGGAGATTGTCGAAAGCGCGCTCAAGGACGCCGGCGTGCCGGGCAGCGTGCTGGAGTTCGAGATCACCGAGTCCACCGCCGCGCAAAACGCGGAACTCGCGGCGCAAGTGCTCGGCGAGATGCGCGCGCTCGGCATCCGCGTGGCGATCGACGATTTCGGCACCGGCTATTCGTCCTTGTCGCACCTGCGGCGCTTTCCGGTGGACACGCTCAAGATCGATCAGTCGTTCGTGAAGAACCTGCCGGACGACACCGAAGACCGCACGATCGCCAAGTCGATCATCGCGCTCGGGCATTCGCTGGAGTTGCGCGTTCTCGCCGAGGGTGTGGAAACGAAGGAACAGCTCGAGTTCCTCGTGAAGGAGCATTGCGACGAAATTCAGGGCCACTATATCGCCGCCGCGATGCCACCGCAGGACGTGTTGGCATTCCTCGAGGGGCGCGGCGGCAATAGCGCGGGCGCCAAGCGCATCGCGCTCGCCGAGATTTCCTGA